The Oryza glaberrima chromosome 9, OglaRS2, whole genome shotgun sequence genome includes a window with the following:
- the LOC127784800 gene encoding lipid phosphate phosphatase 2-like: protein MADVLGCYTIKSHGTKVARLHMYDWIILLLLAVIDGLLNIIEPFHRFVGRDMMTDLRYPLKGNTVPFWAVPLIGIVLPCAIFGGIYFKKKNFYDLHHGILGILYSVLITAVITDAIKDGVGRPRPDFFWRCFPDGKDVYDNVTTGVICHGEKSVIKEGHKSFPSGHSSWSFAGLGFLAWYLAGKITVFDRRGHVAKLCIVFLPLLTAALVAVSRVDDYWHHWQDVFAGSLIGLTVASFCYLQFFPYPYDADAFWPHAYTFQLAEASRNNNTANSYSVRPTGFETVNVPEGHGGIALRDTNLEAGRRP, encoded by the exons ATGGCAGATGTCTTAGGATGTTACACTATAAAGTCCCATGGAACCAAAGTGGCGAGACTTCACATGTACGACTGGATAATACTTCTACTCCTTGCTGTTATAGATGGACTGTTGAACATAATTGAACCTTTTCACCGTTTCGTCGGGAGGGACATGATGACTGACTTGAGATATCCATTGAAGGGCAATACTGTTCCCTTCTGGGCTGTTCCG CTCATTGGAATTGTATTGCCTTGTGCCATCTTTGGTGGAATTTACTTCAAAAAGAAGAATTTCTATGATTTGCACCATGGCATACTGG ggaTCCTATACTCTGTGCTTATAACTGCGGTAATCACAGATGCAATTAAGGATGGTGTGGGTCGTCCACGCCCAGATTTTTTCTGGCGCTGTTTCCCAGATGGAAAGGAT GTTTATGATAATGTCACTACTGGTGTCATATGCCATGGAGAGAAGAGTGTCATCAAAGAAGGTCACAAGAGCTTTCCAAGCGGGCACTCTTCAT GGTCTTTTGCTGGTCTAGGCTTCCTTGCATGGTACTTAGCTGGGAAGATCACAGTTTTTGATCGTAGAGGTCATGTTGCAAAGCTATGCATAGTATTTCTGCCTCTTCTTACTGCTGCACTTGTGGCTGTATCTCGAGTGGATGACTACTGGCATCACTGGCAGGATGTATTTGCAGGCTCTCTGATAG GTCTTACAGTCGCATCATTTTGTTATCTGCAATTCTTCCCATATCCTTATGACGCAGACg CTTTCTGGCCTCATGCATACACCTTCCAGCTAGCGGAGGCCTCGCGCAACAATAACACCGCAAACTCCTACAGCGTGAGACCGACCGGGTTCGAGACTGTCAATGTCCCAGAAGGGCATGGTGGGATTGCTCTGAGAGACACCAACCTAGAGGCCGGCAGGAGACCGTGA